The Lagopus muta isolate bLagMut1 chromosome 6, bLagMut1 primary, whole genome shotgun sequence sequence TTTACCTGTTTCACTAAGTATCCTTGCTTCACAATTGTGCCACTTAATTCGGAGATGTTAAATTGTAGCTCTTCCTTGGAATTGAGCATTTTCTTACCGGTCTCAGCCTGCAAGCACAGAATAGATggtttcatgtttgtttttcatctaaATACACTCTTAAGTACAAGATTCTGCATTTTATCTACTTTTAGCTACCATTTCCCAAGCAAATTCTGCTCTACACCTTTTTTAATACCAAATTACTTGATTTGCAGATCTCTCTGTATCCCTGCAGTTGTTTCCAGCAAAAGTTCCAGTACTAAATGTCTGAAAGCCTgaagtttctgcttctgtttgttttcacacCTGCATATTTTGCCTACGGGTGCATGTTGTGCACGTCCCCTTTACCGCTGCCCCAGATCAAGCACATGACAAAGGGCAGAGGAGCTGCCACTTGGTAGCCCATCACTTACAAACATGTACAGTGCGGTGGAGTCATCGAGGAACTGCTCAGAGAGGTCACTGTAGCGCGTGGCCCCGGTGCTGCGTGCCCCCACGGGCTTGGTGAAGTTCTCCTCCATCAGCATGGAGGCCAGGGTGACGGCCTCAAACCGAGACACAGCAAAGCTGTTGGAGATGAGCCAGTCCACCAGAGCAGAACCTGCGGGGAGAAAGGCAGCTCTCAGACCAAGGGAACACGCTCTTCCAAGGGCAGATAAATGGTCTTCTGCCTTACAAGCCTTCCTTTGCTGAAACACTTCGGGATCGTCACAAAGGCTTTCAGGGAAGGGTAGGGGTGACAAAAGTGAGGGGtcctctgtgtgctgtgcttccaTATATCCAATGAGCAAGAGAAAAGAGACGTTGGACAATTCAGCTGCATCAGTACCTTCAACTGGGCCATAACTGATCCCACCACAAAAGCAGTGCCGTGTCTCCCTTGTCCCTGCAACATGTCAGAGGTGAGGCAGCAGGCATACCTGTGAAGgtctctttgtatctattgccTTGTTCCACATTGAGGGTCAGCTTAATTCCAGTACTGCTGTCACGCATTTTATCCACTATGTGGCTGTAAAACAGTACATAGAACAAAGTTGCATAAGTAGAAAGATGGGCAGAAATTGTCACATGCTTCTGTCTGTGCTTAGGCTGCCCTGAAGATTACCAGCACAAAGCTGTGAAACAACCTACATACCTCTCTGACCCTTAGTGCTAAGTGTGGTGTAGCAAAACTTTATTCTCCCAATGCAGAACACTAAGCAGGATGCCTTATAATGTGTcctgttgtcagcaactgcgaatGAACTgtccttcattttaaaacacttcaaaCTGAGCCAGAGCCAGATTTCATATACTTTCTCAACACAAATTGAATTAAATTAATGCCAGTTTTCTATACCCTAATAGAAACTCTTGTTTAATATGGTGTACCCTAAAAATCCTAGCCTGGATTCTGGTGGCTGTCAGCTCAGTAAGCTTACCACCATGGCATGTACAAAGTCATCTCTTGGTCTTTCTGCGACATTACAACTTCCAAGATAACAGATCACCCCAGCGTGAATATCTCTGCAGCTGAGTAGCCCTCAAGCCAGCAGTGATATGCCTGTGCAGAACCTCCATGCATCCAAAAATCAGGGTCAGGAAAAAGTGCACTCCCATGCCTCAGCTATAGTGTGTGCAAACCCAGAGGGAGCAGCCAATGTAGACACTCCTGGTGACGAAGGAGCAGATCTGTGCTGAGAGAAGCTTCCCTTCACCACCCCATCCAGCGGCTCAGGTGCTTTGCAGAGTACAGCAACAATGGAAGAAGAAACCATGAACACTTACTGGAGGCTGATGTTCTCTAGCAATTTGAAAGAGTTCTTCATTCTGTGAAGCTCTTGCACCTGTACTGGGTGACCAGCATGAATAGCTCCAGTGATGTCCAAAGCCCAAGAGTCTCGCTCTTCTCTAGAGCAACATTCAAGGAAATAgtctgtgttggtttttgtcTTTAGTTTGATAAGTAACTGCAAAGAGAGAAGTGCAAAGCAGTAACAATGTTTAGCTTTTGTTCTTCACttgcattttgcttctttcaccACCGGTCCAAGTAAAAGAAATTGGTGTGTTATGGCATCCCAGCTGGGTAGTAGCAAGAAACTACTGACCTGAAAGAtgctgggcacagctctgttttggggagagagaacttttttttccccctaaagcCCTGAGTTTTCAGTTACAAGCATAGTTTTCATGCATGGAGCACAAGTTTGGAAGAGAACACATCACCCAGATTCCAGAGTACATAGCAGCATTCTGTTGACCCCAGAGCCTTCACATCcagatctctgctttctgagcaACTACAGGCTCTCTCTAGGATCATTCTGCCATGAGAAAGGCTGAAATAGCAAACAATTTACAGAGTCATTTCCTTCTGGCCCCGCTCTGGAGAGGTCTGTGTCACCCACTGGTGAGCAGAGAAACACGGGAGGCACTTTCCCttccacagcctttctgctgGAAACTTTCCACAGCACTGAAGTCCCAGTGAGTGGAAAAGGGAATCTGAAATGGCCAGGAGCACTCCATGGAGACAGCTGGGTTTAGGGCAATTACTGAGGTGATGAGCTGCCATTTTTTCCCAGTCCTCCTCAGGTTTTGTTGAGCTGCTTATGTCCACTGTTTGCACACTCTTAGGTTGATGCATTTGTTCCAGTGTGCATGGGAGagactttgttttgttgaatGTTCCCCAGATTTGAGCAGAAGGGATGACAAAGACACAAGGAAAGAGTTAATTTCTAGTCCTGGTTACATTGCAAATGGCTGTTTGCTTTTGGCTGCACCTACTCCTGGAAATACATACCTCAGTGATATGGTTGcaacagtgaaagaaatcaagaggaggggaaaggtAAGGGAGAAATTGGAAAGAGAGTGTCATGGAGGAGGGATACATGTTTCCAGCCATACCGGTCTGTTCTCGTATTCCAGACATGGACAAGTAATAGTGCAGCCATCCAAAAGGATCCTGCCCtttggagaagactccttcTTGCCTCCTTCAAGTTTATAATACAGCAGCTTATCCTGTAGCAGAACGAACCATCTTACTTTCCAGTTATGAACAATATGTCCCTAGAGGTGAAGAAATCCACATATTAACACAAgcatcagaaaaatgtttttttccttgttttttgtgAAATACCATAAATCAacaacaaactgaaaagaacCATGAGAAGTTGTTGTGAGTCCTGTTCTCcctaaaatacatatatttagtAACAAAATAACACAGCTCCATCTACACAAAATCACAGAGTGAGTGTAGAAATGTGACTTGCCTGGTCCTTGCATCCCTTCATGTTGCTACTGGGAGGCTGCCTACCTCAGCCTCCTCGGCTGAAACACTCCCTGTGCTACCATTTCCTGCAAAGGAGTTTTTCTCTTTACTGGCAAAAGACTGAGTGAAGGCTGCTGTCTGATGCATTCTAGGTTGTACAGAATAAAATACCTCCTTTTTCCTCACTGTAAGTAGCCCCCAGCTGCCTTTTGTGCAAGTACATAGGAGAGCATGATGAGTGAGGTGGGGTACCGGCAGGCTCAGTTCTCTCTGCGGGTCAGgccccagccaggagctggCTGCCTTTCTGTGAGTGAGGGAGCATCCTGGACTGCAGGCAAAGTGCCGGGCATAGGAAGCTCTGAGGCTGGGAGAAGTAGGCACTGCCAGGAGGAAGGAATATAGAAGGTCCAGTCGTGACAGGAATCAGACCCCTTTAACTTGCTATGAGTGAAAGAGAAGCTCAGCAATTTCCAATAAAGGAAGCATAACAAGTCTCTAAAATCCAAAGCACATTAGATCTAATGCTTTTGAGTCTATATTAAACACAGACTATCTAGcttggttttcttcttcccttcacCTTCTTCATAGTCTTTCTCACCTGTTGCAAATACCCTTGgctgtctttccttttttatcactctttcctttctggagatttcctctttttcaggaggtggtatttctctttttctttaaccttATCTGACTCTCACATATTTTACTTCGGAAGTACAGAACATTACAATATTTAATTCAGTCATTTTTAACTCATTGAGCCTTTCTCCTTGTATCAACTCCATTCTCCTTAAGAAATCTTCTTCCTTTACCTGATCACatccctttttttcttatttttctccaaatctcTTCCCATTCTTGTTCCCTCCTCAGTTTCCCTTATTCATCCTCTCTCTGGTCTCTTTCCTATCCAATTTCACAGACTTCTGGTAGTTTCAGCTCAGCATACTGACAATGCCCTGTTCCTCTCACAGATACAGTGCCTTTCTTTCCCATCCCAAATCCAATAGCCATGTAAGAGCCACAGAGCATGACCATAGCTTAGACAcaagagcaggagctgggattgcTCCTCCTGCTCCATGGAAGGGGTATTGAGGAGCAGCTCAGACCGCACGTGGCCCGCAGcagtcccagcagcacagatccTGGCAAGGATTACCATCGTGTTAGCACCAGAAGTGCTGACACGTAGtgcagaaaagcatttcctaaGGCGTGGCAAAGCTTTGAACAAACCTTTGAATTGCACTTGGATTGTGCAAAGACCGTATTAGTCACTGAGCCTTTGTTCTGAAGGCTGCTCAGTGCCCCCTGGTGTCCCTGCCATGGCTGACTCGGTTCTGACCTGTCACACTGTCCAGTTGTTTTCTCATCTCTTACACTGGAACTTGGAGTTGTAGAAGAAAGTAGCTGCTCAGGATGCATTCCTATATTTGTATTGCTCTCATCCTCTTAAAAAAGGACATTCTGTTCCCCATCCTCCCATacagaacagcaaacactgCTCAGCGCCCGCTAAAGAAGGCACAAGCTGTGTGAGGAGACTGTCCAACGCCTCTGTCCAGCCTTCCCACGGCCACTTCCCTGCTGCCACGTAGCCTTTGCCAGGCAATATTTCTGTGTGCTCTTTGCAGAGGTGTGCCCAATTTTCTGATAACTGAGCCATGCTGATAGCTCCCTCCCCTCTGGTCTAACCTAGCACAAGGAACTTGCAGGAGGGCAGTCAGGGCCTGCGGGTCCTGCAGCTCCCCTATAGGAGCCTAGGGGAGCCCTCAAACCCACACCAACAGGCCCTTcagatgctgcttttccctATGGAGGGAACAGCGCAAAGAAGGTCACAGCACCTACCCGCTTGACAAGGAAGCCCTCCTTCAGGACTCCAGTGGTCTCCTCCATCATGGTCCACAAAGAGCAGATCTTCGTCCTGCCTTGAAGCACCCAGGCCCTGGCAGCCCGTTCCTCTGCACGCCTGGAGCTGAGGAGAGCTCATTTTTCTCCgtgatcctcctcctccactgTGACGTATGCTCCCATCccttctttctcactttcttcccACCTATGAGATGTTAGTTAAACATTGAGCTGGCTCTGGTGCATTACCTGCCCTCTGGGGAGAGAAACAAAGGGAGGTCTGAAAAGGATCTCAAAGGAATTTCACTGAATTCAGAGCAATAAAAAACCACCCTGCGGTGAGTAAGCCAACACAGGCAGCAGCTTCACAACGGCAAATGAGGTGAGACACGGGGACCGCATGGGGGGAGAAGCAGCACCACAGAACTGCTCCTCAACATTTCAGACAAAGCTATTCCATGGAATTAAGTGCCTCATCTAATAAGTGTATCTTCAAGGCTGCTATAGATCAGAGCACCCCAAGTGTACCAGGTACAGCGAGCACAAGGAGAACTTTACAAACCTAAATAAACTGCTAtgacaaatttattttactgaagaaGCCCCAGAGTCTCCTAAAGCCCGCCCTGCTTTCAATGGTCGCTGGACATGTAGGCGTAGTTAGGAATACGGGTGTACTTCAACTTAACAACCTGAACTGCTGTGGAAGCAATTGCTTGGGTTTTCAGAACAACAGTTTGATTGGCAAACATTGTGCTGTGACCTCTTGAAACTCTGGAAAACCTGTGAAACAGTGCCTTTTTGTGCCTgagcattatttcattttttaaaacccCGGACACGACAAACATGTTTGATCAGTCCTGATGAAGTCAGTCAAAATGAGTAACAGTATAACAGTATCTCAGACAGCTGCAGCGTACAGTCTGCTGTACCGTGAGCATTTCCTGACTCGTAGCCAAATGGAGGTGATGAATGCAGATAAAGGTACAGACTGTGATAAGAAGCATGACGCACTGCACAACAAAGCATAACAGAGCACCCGTTGCTAtgcattaaacaaaaaaaaaagagaataaaaatagagTTCTTCAGTCAGCCACATTCTCTCAAGCAGATCTGTTGTGTTTGCACTCTGCTCAGACTGCTGGTCACACTTTCATGCATGCAGGAAATGGACCAAGCAAGtcattatcttatttttttattacatttctgccaaggaaggaaaaaggagataCCAACGAAGGTGTTAATCATGATAACGTACTGGAGACCACCCAAACAATGGCCCTGCATAAATCATGAGAATTACAGTGGGAAACTGACTGCTAATCAAAGTTAAAAACCGAAAATTCCATATAAGCAAAAAGAACGCTGACTGAGATCTCAAAAGCAGGAACCCACCCTGAAGTGAGCAGATCCTTCCATACTCTGTTTGCCACTGTGTAGGCCAGATCCCAGTTTGCTCTTCAGACTGCCTGAAGCAAATGCAGTGAACTTAACAGGACACGCAGAGGATCAGTTTCACTTGCAGGTATGTGGTGTTTTCAAATATATCAGTGtaaattttcagaaagaaaaatgcttgtttgtttttttggcctTTAAGCACAAAGGaactgaactattttttttctttaagaacaaCCCGTATTCACATGCATAGGTGCATACACAAAAGCGTTGCATTCAGCAGAATCTTGGGAATAAAACTGATGTAgtcagcagaaaagcagtgaataaCATCACGTCACTAAATTCTCTGTATATCAGAATTAAAGTTAACCCTCTACACATGTGCACTGTCCCACAGCTGTTAAGCTTCAGGCAGTAACAGAAAGTATATGCACTATTCATCCAAGCGGGCACTTGAAGATGCTACCATCGCTGAGTCAAGGACAAGCAGCATTGAATCAAGGTAGAAACAACATACTGATATCGCATTTGTTTCCCAGACCAGCATGCTTTATGTAACAGGCCCCAGGAATACCATGTTCCAGCACACTGTACTTGAGGTTTGCCTTCACATTGTTCAGCTTGTTACTGCAGGCAGCCCGTAACCAGGTGGGGAAAGTAATTCCATACTGGTGAGGACAGGCAGGAGCTTGCAGATTGCTCTGGCTCAGACAGTGATCTCAGAATTACACAATAATCAGCCTTGGTTCAAGTTCTGAGCGagcacttcttttttccagcaTGCAGACCACCCGCAGCCCTACAGATGTATCTCAGCAAAATTACCACTAACAATGAATTCTATTGTCAAATTGACAAAGAATGGTGAAGTAAAATCCCCCCCCTGCCCCGGCTGGTCACCAAGCAACAGGATCCATATCGTGCAGTTTTGATAAATGGGAATCTCTGCTTACTCTAACACTTGGAAGTACTTCTTTGATACTTGGGATATTTGTAATACGCACGTACGCAACCCTCCCCATTCTGTAGAGGTTATGCAAGGCTAACCAACTGTCCCTGAGATAGATTGCTCCCTGAGGCTGAGTAATAACAGATCTCTCAGCTTTGTAGGAAAAGGGTCACACTCTGTGAAATGGGTCAGTAGATCACACTATAGCATGTGCCTGTCATACTGAGGCACGTGCCGGGAAGGCAAGTTCAAGCATTTAAGTCTCTCAGGAGAAAAGGACGAGCTTTGAACCATATAAATCTAGAAAGCTATAAAAAACTAAGCCTGTGGCAGAACTTGAAATGATTTTCAATAAGGACTATTTGTTTCCTCAGATCCATCCAAACAGTGTTTTCCATGTGTCAGCATAGTATTTTGAGTGGCAGATAATTTTTTCCATTCCAAGTGACCACAAAATACATCGTATCCTATAGAG is a genomic window containing:
- the PLEK2 gene encoding pleckstrin-2 yields the protein MMEETTGVLKEGFLVKRGHIVHNWKVRWFVLLQDKLLYYKLEGGKKESSPKGRILLDGCTITCPCLEYENRPLLIKLKTKTNTDYFLECCSREERDSWALDITGAIHAGHPVQVQELHRMKNSFKLLENISLHHIVDKMRDSSTGIKLTLNVEQGNRYKETFTGSALVDWLISNSFAVSRFEAVTLASMLMEENFTKPVGARSTGATRYSDLSEQFLDDSTALYMFAETGKKMLNSKEELQFNISELSGTIVKQGYLVKQGHKRKNWKVRKFVLRADPAFLHYYDPTKEENRPVGGFSLRGCLVSALEDNGVPAGVKGNVQGNLFKIITKKDIHYYIQASSKAERTEWIEAIKPLT